Proteins from one Corynebacterium testudinoris genomic window:
- the ftsE gene encoding cell division ATP-binding protein FtsE, which yields MITFESVTKVYKTSTRPALDNISLTIDKGQFAFLIGPSGSGKSTFLELLVREENVTSGDIHFADFHVNALKGRQINQLRQRIGYVFQDFRLLPKLNVHDNVAFALEVIGKNKKHIAKAVPNALEMVGLAAKANRMPNELSGGEQQRVAVARAIINRPLLLLADEPTGNLDPETSDDIMTLLSQINRGGTTVIMSTHNARAVDDMRRRVIELNLGSLVRDDQHGVYGESR from the coding sequence GTGATCACCTTCGAATCAGTCACCAAGGTCTACAAAACCTCGACGCGGCCTGCCCTGGACAACATCAGCCTCACGATTGACAAGGGTCAGTTCGCCTTCCTCATCGGCCCCTCGGGCTCCGGCAAGTCCACCTTCTTGGAGCTGCTGGTCAGGGAGGAGAACGTCACTTCAGGTGATATCCACTTCGCTGATTTCCACGTGAACGCCTTGAAGGGGCGCCAGATCAACCAGCTGCGCCAGCGCATCGGGTACGTGTTCCAGGACTTCCGGCTACTGCCCAAGCTCAACGTGCACGACAACGTCGCCTTCGCACTTGAGGTGATTGGCAAGAATAAAAAGCACATTGCCAAGGCCGTTCCCAACGCCCTGGAGATGGTCGGTCTGGCTGCCAAGGCCAACCGCATGCCCAACGAACTCTCTGGTGGTGAACAGCAACGAGTCGCCGTGGCCCGCGCCATTATTAACCGCCCGTTGCTGCTCCTCGCCGACGAACCCACCGGCAACCTTGACCCGGAGACCTCCGACGACATCATGACGCTGCTCAGCCAGATCAACCGGGGTGGCACGACGGTCATCATGTCCACGCACAACGCCCGCGCGGTCGATGACATGCGCCGCCGGGTCATTGAACTCAACCTCGGAAGCCTCGTGCGGGATGACCAGCACGGCGTCTACGGCGAATCCCGATAG
- the ftsX gene encoding permease-like cell division protein FtsX — MKPGFVFREALRGLGRNVTMTIALIITTAISLALLATGFLVTNMTEDTKNIYLDRVEVMIQFDEEISANDADCSSAGCQEVRNLVEGADGVESVTYRSREQSYERFLEVFQDTDPQLAAETSPDALPAALHVRLEDPLDQSALEPVRDLPQVDTVVDQVDDLRGATDNLDAVRNATFLVAAVQAIAAIFLIANMVQIAAFSRRDEMAIMRMVGASRWYTQAPFVLEAVFATLVGAILATAGLFLGKEFVIDKALRGLYDSQLIAPVTTADIWLVAPIVAIIGVVFSGITAQVALRSYVRK; from the coding sequence ATGAAACCTGGATTCGTTTTCCGAGAAGCCCTGCGCGGCCTGGGGCGCAACGTCACCATGACGATCGCGCTGATCATCACCACGGCCATTTCTTTGGCGCTGCTGGCCACGGGCTTCCTCGTGACCAACATGACCGAGGACACCAAGAACATCTACCTCGATCGCGTGGAGGTGATGATCCAGTTCGATGAGGAGATTTCTGCCAACGATGCCGACTGTTCCTCCGCCGGCTGCCAGGAGGTGCGCAACCTCGTCGAAGGCGCTGACGGCGTCGAGTCTGTGACTTATCGTTCCCGCGAGCAATCCTACGAACGCTTCCTTGAGGTTTTCCAGGACACCGACCCGCAGCTCGCGGCCGAGACGTCCCCGGATGCGCTGCCCGCCGCCCTCCACGTCCGCCTCGAAGATCCCCTCGACCAGTCGGCTCTGGAGCCGGTGCGCGACCTGCCGCAGGTGGACACTGTCGTCGATCAGGTTGATGATCTGCGCGGCGCCACGGACAATCTCGATGCGGTCCGTAACGCCACCTTCCTCGTGGCGGCTGTGCAGGCAATTGCTGCCATCTTCCTCATCGCCAACATGGTCCAGATCGCTGCCTTTAGTCGTCGGGATGAGATGGCGATCATGCGCATGGTTGGCGCCTCCCGCTGGTACACCCAGGCACCGTTCGTCCTTGAGGCCGTCTTTGCCACCCTCGTCGGAGCCATCTTGGCCACCGCCGGATTGTTTTTGGGCAAGGAGTTCGTCATCGACAAGGCCCTGCGTGGGCTCTATGACTCGCAGCTCATCGCCCCGGTCACGACTGCGGATATCTGGCTGGTTGCCCCGATTGTCGCGATCATCGGTGTCGTCTTCTCTGGCATCACCGCACAGGTGGCGCTGCGTAGTTATGTGAGAAAGTAG
- the smpB gene encoding SsrA-binding protein SmpB encodes MAKKKKPQDRVVLASNRKARHDYHILETFECGVALVGTEIKSLREGKVSITDAFATVDDGEVWLRNLHIPEYSRGSWTNHSPKRTRKLLLHRREIDSIMGKVRDGNRTLIPLQLYLKEGRVKLELGLAQGKQDYDKRQDIKRRTEEREITRELGRRVKGITG; translated from the coding sequence ATGGCCAAGAAAAAGAAACCCCAGGACCGTGTCGTCCTGGCTAGCAACCGCAAGGCCCGGCACGACTACCACATCCTTGAAACCTTCGAGTGCGGTGTCGCGCTCGTCGGCACTGAAATCAAGTCGCTCCGGGAAGGCAAGGTATCGATCACTGACGCCTTCGCCACCGTCGACGACGGCGAGGTCTGGCTGCGCAACCTCCACATCCCCGAATACTCCCGGGGCTCCTGGACCAATCACTCCCCGAAGCGCACCCGCAAGCTCCTGCTGCATCGCCGAGAAATCGACTCCATCATGGGCAAAGTCCGCGATGGCAACCGCACCCTCATCCCGCTGCAGCTGTACTTGAAAGAAGGCCGAGTCAAGCTCGAACTAGGCCTGGCCCAAGGTAAACAGGACTACGACAAGCGCCAAGACATCAAGCGTCGAACCGAAGAACGAGAAATCACCCGCGAACTCGGCCGCCGCGTGAAGGGGATCACCGGATGA
- a CDS encoding SDR family oxidoreductase — MKTALVTGASRGIGAAITHDLGRDHHVLVGATSEEGARAVVDKLPSAEAFIVDLTDPAALAAAVEGIDSLNVLVHSAGVATLGTVEELTPTQWNDVFALNVFAVAELTRLLLPAVRATRGTIVAINSGSGHHSGAGSAVYSGSKFALRAFTDALREEELGRLRVTSVHPGRVDTDMQIQLQAHGGNHDYDGNLYVQPASIAAAVRLAVDATDDAVVQEISVRPSGLR, encoded by the coding sequence ATGAAAACCGCACTAGTCACCGGAGCTAGCCGCGGCATCGGCGCCGCCATCACCCACGACTTGGGCCGTGACCACCATGTATTGGTGGGAGCTACGAGCGAAGAGGGGGCACGGGCGGTCGTCGATAAGCTCCCTAGCGCCGAAGCCTTCATTGTCGATCTGACTGACCCTGCAGCCTTGGCTGCAGCGGTCGAAGGCATCGACAGCCTCAATGTGCTCGTACACTCCGCTGGCGTGGCCACCCTCGGCACCGTCGAAGAACTCACCCCAACCCAATGGAACGACGTCTTCGCCCTCAACGTCTTCGCCGTCGCCGAACTGACCCGCCTGCTCCTGCCCGCAGTGCGCGCCACCCGCGGCACCATCGTCGCCATCAACTCCGGATCCGGACACCACTCCGGCGCGGGTAGCGCGGTCTACTCCGGCAGCAAATTCGCCCTCCGCGCCTTCACCGACGCCCTCCGCGAAGAAGAACTCGGCCGACTACGCGTCACCTCCGTCCACCCCGGCCGCGTAGACACCGACATGCAAATCCAACTCCAAGCCCACGGCGGCAACCACGACTACGACGGCAACCTCTACGTCCAACCCGCCTCCATCGCCGCCGCCGTCCGACTCGCCGTCGACGCCACCGACGACGCCGTCGTCCAAGAAATCTCCGTCCGCCCCAGCGGCCTGCGATAG
- a CDS encoding FAD-dependent oxidoreductase, with translation MEDVTSMGSQNPVILLVTWNSHDRVAEEFAARYSRDYQVEAVSGAENALQRIHQLVEAGVPLAMVASETTLDDRPGLELLAEVRTLCPTARRVALLDREDYAQGLEAIHAALSARVIDTFTGIPRGARDEEFHAALTDLLSEWGWTVATPEVTVVDIIVGSRGREAYGIRDVLERMGVPNRVLQGDEPEALEILDQLPGAPEFPVVRTVAGSIIENATANAIAESIYGGFDDIPEGTVVDVAVVGGGPAGLAAAVYATSEGLDTVVIESEAVGGQAGTSSMIRNYLGFPNGVSGMRLTQRARFQAGRFGARFFTGRAVTFLEPGPEDEPPHHHVFVGETHLCARTVVVATGVNYRRLGVPSVDSFVGVGVYYGAATSLAREMVGKRVCVVGGGNSAGQAAVHMAKFAEHVTIAVRRTSLEETMSAYLIRELEAIPNVTIRSLTRVVDGGGDGALEWLDFEHIDTGEVERHTIEGLFCLLGAEPDCSWLPSGVALDEKGYILTGRDVPYEAWTRGRPPANLETTVPGIFAVGDVRSGSMKRVASAAGEGASVLPLIHAHLAELRAAETRT, from the coding sequence ATGGAAGATGTCACGAGCATGGGCTCGCAGAACCCTGTCATTCTGTTGGTTACGTGGAATAGTCACGATCGGGTGGCGGAGGAGTTTGCCGCTCGCTACAGCCGGGACTATCAGGTTGAGGCGGTGTCGGGCGCAGAGAATGCGTTGCAGCGAATTCATCAACTGGTTGAGGCTGGGGTGCCGCTGGCAATGGTGGCCAGTGAAACGACTCTAGATGATCGGCCGGGCTTGGAGTTGCTCGCGGAGGTCCGGACGCTGTGTCCGACGGCACGGCGGGTTGCTCTCCTTGACCGGGAGGATTACGCGCAGGGGTTGGAGGCGATTCACGCGGCGTTGAGCGCGCGGGTCATCGATACGTTTACGGGTATTCCGCGTGGTGCGCGGGATGAGGAGTTTCACGCGGCGCTCACTGATCTGCTGTCGGAGTGGGGCTGGACTGTTGCTACTCCTGAGGTGACGGTGGTGGACATCATCGTCGGTTCGCGCGGGCGTGAGGCGTATGGGATCCGGGATGTGCTGGAGCGGATGGGTGTTCCCAATCGCGTGTTGCAGGGGGATGAGCCGGAGGCGCTGGAGATCCTCGATCAGCTTCCTGGGGCGCCGGAGTTTCCGGTTGTTCGCACGGTCGCAGGGTCGATCATCGAAAATGCGACGGCCAACGCCATCGCGGAGAGCATTTACGGCGGATTTGATGACATCCCGGAGGGCACGGTTGTCGACGTCGCCGTGGTCGGCGGAGGCCCCGCCGGTCTGGCCGCGGCCGTCTATGCGACGTCCGAGGGGCTAGACACCGTGGTCATCGAGTCGGAGGCCGTCGGTGGGCAGGCAGGAACCAGCTCCATGATCCGTAATTACCTGGGCTTCCCCAACGGAGTGTCGGGAATGCGACTGACCCAGCGGGCGCGTTTCCAGGCGGGTCGCTTTGGGGCCCGGTTCTTCACCGGCCGAGCGGTGACGTTCCTGGAGCCGGGGCCGGAGGATGAGCCGCCGCACCATCACGTCTTTGTGGGGGAGACCCACCTGTGCGCCCGAACGGTGGTCGTTGCCACGGGTGTCAACTATCGACGCCTCGGTGTCCCCTCCGTGGACAGCTTCGTCGGCGTCGGCGTGTACTACGGTGCCGCCACCTCGTTGGCACGAGAAATGGTGGGGAAGCGGGTCTGTGTGGTCGGCGGCGGAAATTCTGCTGGTCAGGCCGCTGTGCACATGGCTAAGTTTGCCGAGCACGTGACCATTGCCGTCCGGCGAACTTCCCTCGAGGAGACGATGTCGGCCTACCTCATCCGCGAGTTGGAAGCTATCCCCAATGTCACCATTCGCAGCCTCACTCGAGTCGTCGATGGTGGCGGCGACGGTGCGTTGGAATGGCTCGACTTCGAGCACATTGATACGGGTGAAGTCGAGCGCCACACCATCGAGGGTCTCTTCTGCCTGTTGGGCGCCGAGCCGGATTGTTCCTGGTTGCCCAGTGGGGTTGCCCTCGATGAGAAGGGCTATATCCTCACCGGTCGGGACGTGCCGTACGAGGCGTGGACCCGGGGCCGCCCGCCGGCGAACCTCGAGACCACGGTGCCGGGCATTTTCGCCGTGGGCGACGTCCGCTCCGGGTCAATGAAGCGCGTCGCCTCCGCCGCAGGTGAAGGCGCGTCGGTGTTGCCGTTGATCCACGCCCACCTCGCTGAACTGCGGGCGGCGGAGACAAGGACGTAG
- the nhaA gene encoding Na+/H+ antiporter NhaA translates to MQLPSLGIVQRLRTESGSALLLVAVTIVALVWANSPWSPFYTELWETHMGISLGEFSLDLSLHHWVNDGLMVIFFFVVGLEVRQELAVGSLRDRRKALVPLIAGTFGVAIPAVIYLVVAGRENPAGWGAVVGTDTAFLLGALALVGPRMSNQLRVFLLTLTVVDDFLAVSIIGIFYTDDVKLMPLAVALLCLVALYLLGRTGQWRSAPYVAVVVVLWLATIESGIHPSLAGMVAGLLVPAYATHRGTVESAGELFRDYWQSPDAGVARNASLGLSRSISVNERLHIALRGTSSMVIVPIFALANAGVNLGGDTLSTAMTSPITWGIVAGLVLGKLIGISLGTWVAIRMGLGTLPDGVGPGSVMGGAALSGIGFTVSLLVIGLAFTDPVQVDSATVGVLLSMVLAWALGWAIFKFARVKLGETSADLPVTLTPPIDQERDHTYGAPSRFTVVEYMDYECPFCASTTGMGMDLLDHFGDRVQFVVRHLPIEDRHSHAYRAACVAEAASRQGKFWKMHRLLFENQNDLNDEKYQSFAEDLGLDMEQFWADVDCEDVAEHVRSDEVSAFESGARGTPTFFLNGSRHLGSHDARTIIAAMEEQMALEQETPSRRRS, encoded by the coding sequence ATGCAACTACCTTCCTTGGGAATCGTCCAACGATTACGCACCGAATCGGGCAGTGCGCTCCTCCTCGTCGCCGTCACCATTGTGGCGTTGGTGTGGGCAAACTCCCCCTGGTCCCCCTTTTACACTGAGCTGTGGGAAACACACATGGGAATTTCCCTGGGTGAATTCTCCTTGGATCTCAGCCTGCACCACTGGGTCAATGACGGCCTCATGGTCATCTTCTTCTTTGTGGTTGGTCTGGAGGTCCGCCAAGAGCTAGCGGTTGGCTCCCTCCGGGACAGGCGCAAAGCACTCGTCCCCCTCATCGCCGGCACCTTTGGTGTCGCCATCCCCGCGGTGATTTACCTCGTCGTCGCCGGTCGGGAGAATCCCGCGGGCTGGGGTGCCGTGGTCGGCACGGATACCGCCTTCCTCTTGGGCGCACTGGCGTTGGTCGGTCCCCGGATGTCGAACCAGCTGCGGGTATTTTTGCTCACCCTCACCGTGGTGGATGATTTCCTCGCGGTGTCGATCATCGGCATTTTCTACACCGATGACGTCAAGCTCATGCCCCTCGCAGTCGCGCTTCTGTGTCTGGTTGCTTTGTATCTCTTGGGCCGGACCGGTCAGTGGCGCAGTGCTCCCTACGTCGCTGTCGTCGTGGTGTTGTGGCTGGCCACGATCGAGTCGGGCATCCACCCCTCGCTCGCCGGAATGGTGGCTGGTCTGCTCGTCCCGGCCTACGCCACCCACCGCGGAACGGTGGAAAGTGCCGGCGAGCTGTTCCGGGACTACTGGCAGTCGCCGGACGCAGGCGTGGCGCGGAATGCCTCCTTGGGATTGTCCCGCTCCATTTCGGTCAACGAGAGGCTGCACATCGCACTCCGCGGCACGTCCTCAATGGTGATCGTCCCGATCTTCGCCCTGGCCAATGCGGGCGTCAACCTCGGCGGGGATACCCTCAGCACCGCGATGACCTCTCCCATCACGTGGGGCATCGTCGCTGGTCTCGTCTTGGGCAAGCTCATCGGCATTTCCCTGGGCACGTGGGTGGCCATCCGCATGGGCTTGGGCACCCTCCCCGATGGGGTGGGCCCCGGATCGGTCATGGGTGGAGCGGCCCTGTCCGGCATCGGATTTACCGTCTCCCTGCTGGTCATCGGTCTGGCGTTTACTGATCCCGTCCAGGTCGACTCCGCCACCGTCGGTGTCTTGCTGTCCATGGTCCTCGCCTGGGCGCTGGGTTGGGCGATCTTCAAGTTTGCCCGCGTCAAGCTGGGTGAAACGTCCGCCGATCTCCCCGTGACGCTCACCCCACCGATTGACCAGGAGCGCGACCACACCTACGGAGCTCCGTCGCGGTTCACCGTCGTCGAGTACATGGACTACGAATGCCCCTTCTGCGCCAGCACCACCGGCATGGGCATGGATCTCCTCGACCACTTCGGGGACCGCGTTCAATTCGTCGTTCGGCACTTGCCCATCGAAGACCGCCACTCGCATGCTTATCGTGCTGCTTGTGTCGCCGAGGCTGCGTCACGTCAGGGCAAATTCTGGAAGATGCACCGGTTGCTCTTTGAAAACCAGAATGACCTCAATGACGAGAAGTATCAGAGCTTTGCCGAAGACCTAGGCCTGGACATGGAGCAGTTCTGGGCCGATGTGGACTGCGAGGATGTCGCCGAGCATGTCCGCTCCGACGAGGTCAGCGCCTTCGAGTCGGGTGCTCGCGGCACCCCGACGTTCTTCCTCAATGGCTCCCGCCACCTTGGCTCCCATGACGCGCGCACCATCATCGCCGCCATGGAGGAGCAGATGGCACTCGAGCAAGAAACCCCCAGCCGTCGCCGCTCCTAA
- a CDS encoding Dyp-type peroxidase has product MTTTSQPIVVPPASAAVLLVLSLKEGSEDTVRSLLADVPGLIRSVAFRAKEDRLTAVVGIGSDAWDKLFDGPRPANLHPFRAVEGAIHQAPSTPGDLIFHIRAQRFDLCFELARQFMARLDGYVTVEDETHTFKYFDERDLLGFVDGTENPEGLAAIDAVTVDSSDPDFAGGSYLIVQKYFHDLSSWNRETVEEQEKVIGRTKLDDIELPDDIKPSNSHVAANTITDDDGNDLQIVRENMIFGEVTAEEFGTYFIGYAKDPAITEKMLDNMFIGSPPGNYDRILDFSTAATGTLFFIPTVDFLEDCDS; this is encoded by the coding sequence ATGACCACCACATCCCAACCCATCGTCGTCCCACCCGCCAGCGCGGCCGTCCTCCTCGTGCTCAGTCTCAAGGAGGGCTCCGAAGATACCGTCCGTAGTCTGCTTGCCGACGTCCCCGGTCTCATCCGCTCCGTCGCCTTCCGCGCGAAGGAAGACCGCCTCACGGCGGTCGTCGGCATCGGTTCCGATGCATGGGACAAGCTTTTCGACGGACCCCGTCCCGCCAACCTCCACCCCTTCCGGGCCGTCGAGGGCGCGATCCATCAGGCCCCCTCCACCCCGGGCGACCTTATCTTCCACATCCGCGCCCAGCGCTTCGACCTGTGTTTCGAGCTCGCCCGCCAGTTCATGGCCCGCCTCGACGGCTATGTCACCGTCGAAGACGAAACCCACACTTTCAAGTACTTCGACGAGCGCGATCTCCTCGGATTCGTGGACGGAACCGAAAACCCAGAAGGCCTCGCCGCCATCGATGCTGTGACCGTCGATTCCTCCGACCCGGACTTCGCCGGAGGTTCCTACCTCATCGTGCAGAAGTACTTCCACGACCTCAGCTCGTGGAACCGCGAGACCGTCGAAGAGCAGGAAAAGGTCATTGGCCGCACCAAGCTCGATGACATCGAACTGCCCGATGACATCAAACCCAGCAACTCCCATGTCGCCGCCAACACCATCACCGATGATGACGGCAATGACCTCCAGATCGTTCGCGAGAACATGATCTTCGGCGAAGTCACCGCCGAGGAGTTTGGCACCTACTTCATTGGCTACGCCAAAGATCCTGCTATCACCGAGAAAATGCTCGATAACATGTTCATCGGCTCCCCTCCCGGCAACTACGATCGCATCCTCGACTTCTCTACCGCCGCCACCGGGACGCTCTTCTTCATCCCGACGGTCGACTTCCTCGAGGACTGCGATTCTTAA
- a CDS encoding siderophore ABC transporter substrate-binding protein produces MAKIRYSLVAAVTAASLVLTACGNGESSSSNETTAANGTTTITVEDNFGTEEIAQPIERVAITDNRSFEILDEWGIVPVAVPKSLVPATVPDYKDNADIVDLGNHREPNLEALAAAQPDLVVNGQRFTQYREDIVKLVPEAAVVDFSPRDDKPLDEELKRQATELGVIFDKEAEADKLVADFDAALERAKAAYDPTKKVMAVNVSGGTIGFIAPGIGRTYGPIFDLLNLTPALEVDDASQNHQGDDISVEAIAAANPDWILVLDRDGGTSSRNEPGYIAATDVIEGSEPLKNVVAIQEGNVVYAPQDTYTNENIITYTEILNDIADAFEAQNN; encoded by the coding sequence ATGGCCAAGATTCGTTACTCGCTCGTCGCAGCCGTCACCGCCGCGAGCCTCGTGCTGACCGCCTGCGGAAACGGGGAATCCTCCTCCAGCAACGAGACCACCGCAGCCAACGGCACCACCACCATCACGGTGGAAGACAACTTCGGCACCGAAGAGATCGCTCAGCCGATCGAGCGCGTCGCCATCACCGACAACCGCTCCTTCGAGATCCTCGACGAATGGGGCATCGTCCCCGTCGCCGTCCCGAAGTCCCTCGTGCCCGCCACCGTGCCAGACTACAAGGACAACGCCGACATCGTTGACCTGGGCAACCACCGCGAGCCGAACTTGGAAGCACTCGCCGCAGCACAGCCCGACCTCGTCGTCAACGGCCAGCGCTTCACGCAGTACCGCGAGGACATCGTCAAGCTCGTCCCCGAAGCAGCCGTCGTTGACTTCTCCCCCCGCGACGACAAGCCGCTGGACGAAGAACTCAAGCGCCAGGCCACCGAGCTGGGTGTGATCTTTGACAAGGAAGCCGAAGCTGACAAGCTCGTCGCTGACTTCGACGCCGCCCTCGAGCGCGCCAAGGCCGCCTACGACCCCACCAAGAAGGTCATGGCAGTCAACGTCTCCGGTGGCACCATCGGTTTCATCGCACCGGGCATCGGCCGCACCTACGGACCGATCTTCGACCTGCTCAACCTCACCCCGGCCCTCGAGGTCGATGATGCATCCCAGAACCACCAGGGCGACGACATCTCCGTCGAGGCCATCGCTGCCGCCAACCCCGACTGGATCCTCGTCCTCGACCGTGACGGTGGCACCAGCTCCCGCAACGAGCCCGGCTACATCGCAGCCACCGACGTCATCGAAGGTTCCGAGCCGCTGAAGAACGTCGTCGCCATCCAGGAAGGCAACGTTGTCTACGCTCCGCAGGACACCTACACCAACGAAAACATCATCACCTACACCGAGATCCTGAATGACATCGCTGATGCCTTCGAGGCTCAGAACAACTAG
- a CDS encoding ABC transporter permease: MTTAKAANSRDARTRKKLFDWKLLLGLAVVLGLLAASLSVGEYDILSTSDGWDMFATTRIPRTIALVLSGAAMAMSGLVMQLLTQNRFVEPTTTGTTEWAGLGLLAVTYFVPAASLLDRMFGAVFFAFIGTMVFFLFLRRVSLRSSLIVPIIGIMLGAVVSSISTFFALQTNLLQSLGVWFAGSFTDIFRGQYEALWIVVIVVVAVFIFADRLTVAGMGEEVATNVGLNYNRMLLIGTGLIAVATGVVTVVVGNLPFLGLIVPNIVSMFRGDDLRSNLPWVALLGIGIVTVCDLIGRTIIAPFEIPVSVILGIIGAVVFVFLIVRQRRG; the protein is encoded by the coding sequence ATGACGACAGCGAAAGCGGCGAACAGCCGGGACGCCCGCACGAGGAAAAAACTCTTCGATTGGAAGCTACTCCTCGGATTGGCGGTAGTCCTCGGATTGCTCGCCGCTTCGTTGTCGGTAGGTGAATACGACATTCTCTCCACCAGTGATGGCTGGGACATGTTCGCCACCACTCGCATTCCCCGGACTATTGCGCTGGTGCTCTCTGGCGCCGCGATGGCTATGTCCGGCCTGGTGATGCAGCTGCTTACGCAGAACCGCTTCGTTGAACCCACCACGACCGGCACGACCGAGTGGGCCGGGCTTGGTCTGTTGGCCGTTACCTATTTCGTGCCCGCTGCGTCCCTGCTGGACCGGATGTTCGGCGCGGTGTTTTTCGCGTTCATCGGCACCATGGTCTTTTTCCTCTTCCTGCGCCGCGTGTCCCTGCGCTCCAGTCTCATCGTGCCGATCATCGGCATCATGCTCGGCGCGGTCGTGAGCTCGATTTCCACGTTCTTCGCCCTGCAGACAAACCTGCTGCAATCACTGGGCGTGTGGTTCGCGGGCTCCTTCACTGACATCTTCCGCGGCCAATACGAAGCGCTGTGGATCGTGGTGATCGTCGTTGTCGCAGTCTTCATCTTCGCCGATCGCCTCACCGTGGCCGGCATGGGTGAAGAGGTAGCCACCAACGTGGGCCTCAATTACAACCGGATGCTGCTCATTGGCACCGGCCTCATTGCGGTGGCGACGGGCGTGGTCACCGTCGTCGTGGGCAACTTGCCATTCCTGGGCCTCATCGTCCCCAATATCGTCTCGATGTTCCGCGGCGACGATCTGCGCTCCAACCTTCCGTGGGTGGCATTGCTCGGTATTGGCATTGTCACCGTGTGCGACCTCATTGGCCGCACGATCATCGCCCCCTTCGAGATCCCGGTCTCCGTTATTCTCGGCATTATCGGCGCCGTTGTCTTCGTCTTCCTGATTGTGAGGCAGCGCCGTGGATAA
- a CDS encoding iron chelate uptake ABC transporter family permease subunit, which translates to MENFLGDETAEAARQEQLEENWPPHAPSAQQAPSPQHGRTAGTFQSRAAARKYWIILTAVYGFGLLFAFGLLAWGNPMPFGSDTFWLIAQRRADAVIAMIIVAVCQAVATVAFQTVTNNRIITPSIMGFESLYTAIHTSTIYFFGAAGLIQARNLTTFLLQLVLMVGLSLILYSWLLTGKHSNMHAMLLVGIVIGGGLGSVSTFMQRMLTPSDFDVLTARLFGSVNNADASYYPIAISLVAGATFLMYLNSRKLNIIALGRDTSTNLGLQYKGLAIYTLILVSVLMAVSTALVGPMTFLGFLVATLAYQFADTYDHRFLFPMAAGLAFLVLTGAYFIMNHVFYAQGVVSIIIELIGGSVFLYVILRKGRL; encoded by the coding sequence GTGGAGAATTTCTTGGGCGATGAAACGGCCGAGGCTGCCCGCCAGGAACAACTCGAAGAGAACTGGCCACCGCACGCTCCTTCCGCGCAGCAGGCTCCTTCGCCGCAGCACGGCCGCACGGCCGGTACCTTCCAGTCCCGCGCTGCGGCGCGTAAGTACTGGATCATTCTCACGGCCGTCTACGGCTTCGGCCTGCTCTTCGCTTTCGGGCTGTTGGCGTGGGGAAACCCGATGCCCTTCGGTAGTGACACCTTCTGGCTGATCGCGCAGCGGCGTGCCGACGCCGTCATCGCCATGATCATCGTCGCCGTCTGCCAGGCGGTGGCCACCGTGGCGTTCCAAACCGTGACCAACAACCGCATCATCACGCCGTCGATCATGGGTTTCGAATCGCTGTATACCGCGATCCATACCTCTACTATCTACTTCTTCGGCGCCGCGGGCCTCATCCAGGCGCGCAACCTCACGACCTTCCTCTTGCAGCTCGTCCTCATGGTGGGGCTCTCGCTCATTCTCTATTCGTGGCTGCTGACGGGGAAGCACTCCAACATGCACGCCATGTTGCTCGTGGGCATCGTCATTGGTGGCGGCTTGGGCTCCGTTTCCACGTTCATGCAGCGCATGCTCACGCCTTCGGACTTCGACGTCCTCACCGCTCGCCTTTTCGGTTCGGTGAACAACGCCGATGCGTCGTACTATCCCATCGCGATTTCGCTGGTGGCGGGCGCCACGTTCCTCATGTACCTCAATTCCCGCAAACTCAATATCATTGCGCTCGGCCGCGACACCTCAACCAACTTGGGGCTGCAATATAAAGGCCTCGCGATTTACACGCTGATTTTGGTGTCGGTCCTCATGGCGGTGTCCACGGCGCTTGTTGGCCCGATGACTTTCCTCGGTTTCCTCGTGGCCACGCTGGCCTACCAATTTGCCGATACTTATGATCACCGTTTCCTGTTCCCGATGGCAGCGGGCCTGGCATTCTTGGTCCTCACCGGGGCATACTTCATCATGAATCACGTCTTCTATGCGCAGGGCGTGGTCTCCATCATCATTGAGCTGATCGGCGGCTCGGTGTTCCTGTACGTCATCCTCAGAAAGGGCCGGCTGTGA